Proteins found in one Zea mays cultivar B73 chromosome 1, Zm-B73-REFERENCE-NAM-5.0, whole genome shotgun sequence genomic segment:
- the LOC118476144 gene encoding homeotic protein knotted-1-like — MLCLEIFKCLLRRLHRLGPQCRLRHLEPSSSSPYGGDIEAIKAKIISHPHYYSLLTIYLECNKVGAPPEVSARLTEIAQEVEARQRTTLGGLAAAAEPELDQFMEAYHEMLVKFREKLMRPLREAMEFMRRVESQLNSLSISGRSLRNILSSEH; from the coding sequence ATGCTCTGCCTGGAGATCTTCAAGTGCCTTCTTCGTCGCCTCCACCGCCTGGGGccccagtgccgcctgcgccacctGGAACCCTCGTCGTCGTCTCCCTACGGAGGCGACATcgaggccatcaaggccaagatcATCTCGCACCCACACTACTACTCGCTCCTCACTATCTACCTCGAGTGCAACAAGGTGGGGGCACCACCGGAGGTGTCGGCGAGGCTGACGGAGATAGCGCAGGAGGTGGAGGCACGACAGCGCACGACGCTCGGCGGCCTGGCCGCTGCGGCGGAGCCGGAGCTGGACCAGTTCATGGAGGCGTACCACGAGATGCTGGTGAAGTTCAGGGAGAAGCTGATGAGGCCGCTGCGGGAGGCGATGGAGTTCATGCGAAGGGTGGAGTCACAACTCAACTCGCTTTCCATCTCTGGAAGGTCGCTGCGCAACATCCTTTCATCTGAGCACTAG